From Nostoc punctiforme PCC 73102:
TGAGAAAGAATCACACCCTGCTACGCTCTACTTTCAAGAGATCGAATTAAACCCAGTAGAATTTTGCCAACTAATTTACACTGATTAATAACTGGATTTATCACAAGCCCCGTTGGGGCGGGGTATAGGGTATAGGGTGTAGGGTGTAGGGTGTGGGAGATAATTAGCCCCAACAACCAGTAGGACACAAGCCCCGTCTTTCAGGACGATTGCATTGGTGGGGGTTCCAAGCCCCGACCAATGCTGTCTTCCCTACACCCAACACCCTACCCCCCACACCCTTCTTCATGACTTCAGCAACAGCTAATGCTACACGAATTGAAAGTAAAAGATGAGTTTCAAGTTCTTTCAGGGAACCTTGAGCTATGTATAAAAATTGAATATATTCACCTCTTGTTCTTCTACCATAACCTTCTGCAATATTAGCTGGAATAGAAACAGAGGCTCTCCTAATTTGTGATATCATGCCGTATGTTTCCTCTTTCGGAAATTGTTTTGTGACTCTATAACATTCTTCTGCTAAATTCATAGCTTCTTGCCAAACTTTTAAGTCTTGATACGACTGTATTGACGGTTTATCATTCATAATTTATTTAATAAGAAGACTATATTAAATTTTGCATTCGCTCAATAATATCAACTACACCCTACACCCCACACCCCACACCCTTTTATTCTTCTTCACCGATTGCTCGATAATAAGCAGCGATCGCAGCTTCTTGTTCACTGCGAAGGGTATAGCGCCGAAACGCTTTCTCGCTTTGATGCCCTGTTAATTTTCGTGCATGGCTGGGGTCAACTCCCAATAGCAATAAGTCAGTAGCGTAAGTATGCCGAAAGGAGTGAGGATGCAAGTCTTCGATAAGAGCTATTTCACCGATTTTTTCCACAGCGAAGTAAATGCCGTGATAACTCAAGCGTTCACCTTTGTATGAAGCATGGTGTGAAATCATCAGTGGGCTGAGACTAGTTAACACCTCACCGCTTTGTTGGCGCGTAAGCAAATACTGTGCCAAAACTTCTCGGCTTTCCTTTTTTAGTGGAACTAAGCGTGGTTCGTTGGTTTTGGTGTCTGGTAAAAACAGCAGCTTGCCATCAAATGAGCCAACATTTAGCTGTACAACTTCCCCTGCCCGGAGTCCATGACTGAGAATGTGGACGAGTGCTGTATCTCGTTGCTTTGTTTCTCCCAATAACTCCAACGCTGACCAAACCTGTTCCATTTCTTCAGGGGTCAAACTTTGGGCTGGTGGCAGTGGCACTTTTTCCAGTTTTATCCCCAGTGTCGGATTAGTAGAAATAATTTCAGGATACGTGTAACACATCCATTTGAAAAAGCTTTTGAGAGCCGCAATTCCTGCGTTGATGCTGCTTTTTGAAAGCGGTTTACCTGCATCAGTCCGTATTTCATCTCGTAGGTATTCTTTATATAGCGCAAGGTGACGTGGGCGCAGTTCATGATAGTGTAGCTCACTCCAAGCCAAAAACCTTTTGAGTTCGCGTTCGTAAAGCTTGCGGCTGTTGGGTGCGAGATTGTTGCTGCGTAAAAATTCCAGAACTTTTACCCACCGAATATCGGTTGGTGGTCTTCTAGTTTCTCCTAGCTGTGTGAAATGTAGAGCTTCACGATCAAGGGGAATGAGTTTGATCTTAGGTAAAGAATCTGCGCTGTAGTTCATCCAGTTTTGTGTAAATTATTAAGTATTAAGTATTAAATATAATCCTGTATTGATTTGAGATTATTCATCTGGTGGTGAGGTAGTCATGACTTCTACGACGGTACGATCATGACCGGTTAGTGCCTGCTCCCATGTAGAATAACGCTGCATTCTCCCGTGATGAGGCCCGCCTAAAACCATCGTTTCAAAAAGCAACGGGGGATCTCCAAAAGTGAGATCGAATCCCGAAGAACTAGTTGATACTTTGGCATCCCCAACTATAGTTTCGGCAACTAGATGTTTTAGTGAATCTTGTACTGAGTGTAAATAATTTTGCCACTCTGACAACGAATTAACAGCAACAGGGGTATGTCCTACTAGTTTGTAATAAAGCATGATTGACAACTTGTGGCTATCACAACAAAATTTTACACGATTTTATACAAAGTAAAGTAATCCTTTTGCTACCTCATAGCTCTCTATTGACTAATATATGCTCAATCGGAATAGTGGCAAATATTCTGCATTTTGCATCATGTTTATTCCACAGCAAATCCCGATAGTTGGCGCATTTTAGGAGTATGAAAGCCGATAACAATATCTTGTTTATCTATACCCATTTCCATTAATTCTAAAGCAATATCCGCTTCCGTTGTATTTTGTTGAATCCAAATTTTATTATTCTTGATATCTAAGTGCATTATTGGCCCGTAAATCCGATGCTGATTATTCCATCCAACGCTAATAATTTGATAATGGTCATGTTCTTCATCAAAAATTTGTTCTACTTCTACATCTCCGTAACTAGGCTTGTACTGGAGATGTTTAGTTAAGAGTTGCCTAACTTTTGTCCGATATTCATTTAATTTATCCATTGTTCTATTGCCTCCGTTTCCACATTATAAATAATTAACTTCAATTTGTTTTCATTGACTACAGTTTGGATAAAAGACAAGTTAAAGAAGTCGTTATAAGTTACCAATGGTACAGCTAAATATAAGTTTCTATTTGGCTCTTCAACACGCAACGCTGTTCGATAATTAATAAATTGTCCTAGCGCCATGTGAAATTCAGAAATTTTTGAGGCACTCACAAAATTTTTGATTTCAACTGCTATTTTTTCTCCTGCTTTTTCGGCAGCTAGAAGTCGCTCTGCACCTAAATCAATTTGAACATCAACCCCGCCACATCTAATATTGAGCGGATCATCTGTAATTACCCAACCCTCTTTTTCTAATGCAGACCTCACTATATTGTGGAATAAATCACGAGCCATAGTTTTAATGAAGTCGGAAGTCGGAGGTCGGAAGTCGGAGGTCGAAAGTAAAAATGTGTAACTCAGATGGGGGGTATTGCTTTCGAGTTCACAGTAGTTGTCAATTCTGAGTGCTTATCTCTTGCAACCACTATCTTCCTACTGCGAAGTTTATTGCCATTTAATCTCTCTTTAATTTTGCGTGTAGAGGCTACGAGTATCTTTACCATCTCATCAGCTTCCTGAAGTAAAGAAGAAAATTTAGCTTTTTCTACAACTTCAGACTCAATTAAAATTTCTAGCCAATATTCAGTTTCGCGCGCTTCCTTTAAAGCGATTTCCATCTTATGCAAAAAGTCTTTATCAGACTGAGCCGAACGTGACTCCCGTATATTTGCACCAACACTTGTTCCAGAACGCAACAGTTGCTTTGATAGAGTGCGGCAAATACCTGGTTTTTCGTCCAGAAAGCTGCAAGCTTTGATGATTCTAATTGCAAACGCCTTACTCCTGTCAGCAATCCCAACATTTTTATCCACAACTGCACCTACTCCACTTCCATATTTTAACTTCCGACTTCCGACCTCCGACCTCCGACTTGAAAATAATATAGCACGTTAAACACAAAATAAGTAACCCTTATCTTTTATCCGATATAAACTACGATTAAAATACACGAACCCCAGTGTAGAGGAATAAAAAAGTTCTGTCGGTTTGCAGACTAAATGAAATTTGTGCGGACTAAGTGAAATTTTGTTGCAGACTAATTGAAAATCTGCTTGTGTAACCCTCATTCTTTCGTAATCCCAGAGCGTAGGCGTAGCCCGCCGTAGGCATCGCTACTTACAAAGTTTTGCTTCAAAGCCTTGTGCGGTAATAAATTGGGACGTTTTATGTCCATTTTGTGGAAAATTTCATTTAGTCTGCGAATTTAGGGGGAAAATTTCACTTAGTCCGCGAAAAAATTTCATTTAGTCTGCAACAAAGGTTCCTCAAACCCTTATTATTACGTTGAAAAAATTTCATTTAGTCTGCAAACGCACAGTTCAACAATAAATAATAAAGTCCAACAATAAATAAAAAAGTTCTACAATTTCTGGATGTGCATGGTCTGGGCAGATCCAGAAAGGTAAGCTTTATGGCCAGAGGTAGGCAGGAGTGGACTCAAGCCAAGTTTGAACGCTACATCAAAGAAGGTCGCGGTCAAGGTAGTGGAGAGAAGTATAAGCCTTGGATCACTGTCTCCGATTTCTCCTCAATGGGCAGATCAGCAAGAAGCCCTGGTTGGAAGACCAATCGGGTGCATCATTTCTTATCAGACCATGAGCGGCGGCTGTTTTATCTGTTCGAGTGGTCAGATATTGTCGTAGATATCAGGGAGCAATTCCCCCTGCTCAACCTAGACTTATGTACGAGTATCGCTAGTGACATGGGAGTGAAATACCCCACTGACCCAGTTAGTGGTATACCTTACGTTTTAACTACTGACTTCATGCTAACAGCCAATAAATCGGGTAAGTCAGTTCAAATTGCTCGAACAGTCAAACCATCTTCAGATTTGGAAAAAAAATCAGTAGCTGAGAAATTTGAGTTAGAAAGACGCTATTATGCTGACCAAAATATTGACTGGGGAATTGTAACAGAAAAAGAAATTCCCAGGCTTTTAGCTCTGAATATTGAGTGGATTCATTCTTCCTACTCATTAGAAGCGACTACCGAAATGGCAGTTGAGGAACTACGAGGACTCTCAAGTATTTTAAAGTCTCGGCTCCAAAAAAGTAGTGCCACTATCAACAAAGTGACAACAGCTTTAGACAGAGAAATGAATATAGAATCTGGGACATCACTAATGCTTTTTAAGCATCTGATTGCCACCAAAGAAATATTGATGGATATGGAATCAACCAAAATATCTAGCTGTCCTTCAGTTCAAACAATTCAAAAAATTATTATTAAGTAATAGGGAATCAGGAAAAATTGAATGAATAATAATTTATTTGTCAACGACCTCATAGAATGGATAGACTCAGACCCTCCCAACTTGATTGAGAGAGTTCTGTGGATTGATTCTGGTTATAACATTGCCTTTGTTTTTGATATAAATGCCAAGAAAGGGTTTCCCGAAGCGAAAAAAGTTTCAGAAATAAGAGTTGCAATTCATACAGAACAAGCACTGAAGCTTAAACAAGACCCTTGGGCAAGGCATTTGAGTGATGAAGATTTAACCAAGATACAAAAAGATTATAGAGAAAATGCTTGGTCACTAATTTCATCCCTGGTTGAAAAAGAACCGGACATATACTATCGTTCGTCACGGGGTTCGCTTATCAAGCAGGTTGTTGAACAATATAACCAGGGGAGAAGTGAAAATAAATTAGTCGAAAAAACAGTTTATGAATATTTGAGAAGATTCTGGCAGAGAGGGAAAAATCAAAATGCGCTTTTACCTGACTATTCAAATTGTGGAGGTCTCGGAAAGCCCAAAAAATGTGGAGAAAAGAAACGAGGAAGACCAAGAAAATATGCCCATGAACCAGAAATTGGTGTAGGGATTAATGTAACAGACGATGATCTGAAAATTTTTAGAATTTCCATAGCCAAATTTTACAACAATGACAAACAGAATTCTTTGAGGACTACTTATAAATTAATGATTAGGGAATATTATTCATCAGATATTCGTTATGACGAAAATGGGGTAAAAAAATCCCTATTAATTCCCCCCGAACTTAGGCCGACATTCACTCAATTGAAATATTGGTATGAAGTCGAACTATCAGATATCAAAAAAAGTATTACAGAACGAAAGGGAGCGAAAAGATTTGCTTTGGAGCATAGAGCAATTTTAGAAACATCTAAGATGGAAACCATTGGGCCCGGTTCTAGATACCAAATTGATGCCACAATTGCAGATGTATATTTGGTTTCTAAATACAACTCTAACTGGATTATTGGCAGACCAGTAATTTATGTAATCATTGATGTTTTCAGCCGAATGATTGTGGGGGTTTATGTTGGTTTAGAGGGGCCTTCTTGGACAGGAGCAATGATGGCTCTAGCTAATGCAGCCACAGATAAAATACAGTTTTGTCAGGAATATGGCATTAATATTTCCTCTACAGAATGGCCTTGCCACCATCTGCCAGATGCAATTTTGGGCGACCGAGGCGAACTTGCAGGGATGGCAGTAGAGACATTAATCCCAAATCTCAATGTCCGAATTGAAAATGCTGCACCTTACCGTGCTGATTGGAAGGGTTTAGTAGAGAGGTACTTCCGTACAATTCATGGTCATGTCAAACCATTTTTACCCGGTTATATAGACACAGATTTTAGACAAAGAGGGGGGCGAGACTATCGTCTTGATAGCAGAGTTAACATAGAGCAGTTTACTGAAATTATTATCCACTTAATTCGCTATCACAATAATCATCATTACCTGGCCAGTTATGATAGGGAAGAAATGATGATTACTGATAATGTAAATCCCATACCCATAGAATTATGGAAGTGGGGGATAGAAAATCGTTCTGGTAGACTCAGGACTTTTCCTGAAGATATAATCAAGCTAAATTTGATGCCAAATAATAAAGCGACCATCACCGCTCGTGGCATCAAATTTAAGGGAATGTATTACAGTTGTGAGAAGGCATTGAAAGAATTCTGGTTTGAAAAAGCTAGAAGTAATTTGCTCTCCAAATCAGATAAATTATTAGATATTTCTTACGACTATCGCAAACCCAATTTTATCTATGTCCGCTCTCCTGATGGTAGAGATTTTGAGAAGTGCTTCCTTTTAGATCCAGAAGAGCGTTATTCTCAGAAAAATATACATGATATTGAATATTTACTCGCTTATGAAGAGTGGCTTTATCAGAAAAGTCAAGGCAATGAACTTCAAGCTTGTGTTGACTTAATAGCTGACATTGAAAGTGTTGTCAACAGAGCTAATGATTTAGCCTCTGTAACTGTTGATAATAGGGTAAGTGATAACCAAAAAGTTGCTGGGATTAGGAGAAATAGAGCTTCAGAGAAGGCTAAACGACGCGACTATGAGGGGTTCGAGTTAGCTAAGAGAGAAACTCCTATTCCTGAGACAGTTATGCCGAGCAAAAATTCTGACTCTAAAGAAAATAAATCATTACAGCCTGACCATTTGGAGCTTCTGAGAAAGAAGCGCCAGGAGCATTTTAATGAACATAGAGAATGAGTGGGAATGGGTTAAAATTCCCAACGGGGAATGGGCTGCTGTTGCTAAATACAGAGACCACAAGTTGTCTGAATATAATACAAATCCAATAATTCGCTCTCTTCCTCCTATCTTTTCTAGAGAGAAATTTGTTGAGTATGTGACACGACTTCCGACGTGCAAATCTTCAGAAAGAGAACTAGAGCCTCAGTACAGATTTCACTGTATTGAGCGACTATCGAGATATTTTGACCCATTGAATAAAACCGTTGATTTACAACAGGTAGTTTGCGTATTAATTATGCAAGGTTATCTGAGGCGAAATCCCTTGCAACCAGAATATGCACTGCGTAGCGGTCAAATTTATCAGGCGGTGCTTTCTGGAGGAGGTTTTAACTTAGAGGAGTATGTAGATGTTCCCACCTCGGCATCTGGGTTGACAATCATTGGGCCGTCAGGAATAGGCAAGACAACCAATCTCCTAAATATCCTCTCTTTATATCCCCAGGTGATTGTCCATCCAGCTCATAGTGTTTACCAAATTGTTTGGTTGAAAGTTGACTGTCCCCATGCCGGTTCTTTGAAGGGTTTGTGTATCGACTTCTTCAGAGCTGTTGACAAATTACTCGGCACTAATAACTTCCAAAAATTTGGGGTAAAACGCAACTCTGAGGATTATATGCTGGCTCAAGTTGCCCAAATTGCCCACACCCAACATTTAGGAGTTTTAGTTATCGATGAAATGCAAAATTTAGTAGCAGCCAGAAGAAATAGCTCCGAAATGTTGAATTTTTTGGTGAAAATGGACAATATTATTGGAGTCCCAGTAATTCGCGTTGGTACAAATGAGGCTTTCCCAATTCTTCAAGGTAATTTTAGAAATGCGAGAAGAGGTGTGGGAGAAGGGGGAGTAATTTGGGACAGGATGGAAAATAATCGGGAATGGAACTTTTTTATCGAAGGAATGTGGGAGTTTCAGTGGACAAAACAATATATACCGTTAACTGCAAATATTACCTCGGCTCTATATTATGAAAGCCAAGGAATTATTGATATCGTCATTAAACTCTATAAAATGGTGCAATGGAGAGCTATTGCTTTAGGGAGCGAAGTAATCACTGTTGACTTGATTCATGCTTGTGCTGCTGACGGTCTGCATCTAGTTAAACCAATGTTAGATGCTATTAGGTCTGGGGATGAGAAATGGATGATGAAATACAAAGATATTGCTCCATTGGACACAAATCTATACCGCAATAAGTGCTTAGATTCTCTTGAAGAAACAGATTTAGAAGAAGTGAGGAGATTAGCACGCTCATCACAGAGGATGGGTCACATATCAGCAACGCTACGTCATGTAATTATTGAACTGATTAATTTAGATGTTCCACCTGCTACTGCCAAGAGTTGTGCCGAAAAAGTTGTTACTCCTCATGGAGAAAATGCAGATAAAAAAGTGCTAATTAAAGAGGCTTATAAACTAGCTTTGCAATGCGGTAATATTTCAACAGAGCCAGTTCAGCATCAAGAACGAAAAATAAAACTCCAACCGAAGTATCAGGAGAATGATATCCGAGTTATTGTTGAAAATGCGAAGAAAAATCAAACTCCAGCTTGTGAGGATTTGAAAGCTTTGGGGATTATTAAAGACCCACTCAAAGACTTTTTTATTGGTGAGTAGTATATGCTCAGTTTTTTCCCTACGCCTTACCCAGATGAGATTTTATATAGCGTGTTTGCACGTTATCATGCCAGAAGTGGTAATATAAAGCCTGATGAAACGTTGCAAGAATTGTTCAATTCCCGGAATATTATAGTTAGGCCGGACTTACCCTATAACTTAAGTTATTTAATTAAAAATCTTCCACTGCTCTCTCAACATACGTTAGAAAGTCTAATCCAAAAACATACACTGTACCCCATGTATGCAGTCTTTATGCCTGACAGCAAATCAGCTATTCTGGGTTACATGAAAGGAGAGTTGGGGACATATATTTATAGAGGAATAGCAAGCTCAGTTTATCTGCCAAAATATTTTAGGTTTTGTCCAAAATGCCTTTTTGAAAACTTGCATACATTTGGCGAGGCATATTGGCATCGACTTCACCAAACACCTGGTGTTCTTGTCTGCACAATTCATGATGTTGTCTTAAACGATAGTATTGTACCTATCTGGAATAATCAGTGGTATCAAGTTGGTATTGCTAGTTTGGAAAACTGTCCTATATCGAATGTAACGAAAAATTACAGTGAGTCCACTAAGGAGTTATTACGCCTAATTGCATCTGATATTGAGTGGTTAATGACCTGTGACTTCAAATCGCTTCCTTCTAAGGAATTAGATTGGTTTCATATCCAATATATAGTTTTATTGATTAAGAGGAATTTAGCGACTCTAGACCGTCAGGTATATGAGCAAGGTTTACGACAGAAATTTTTGTCTTTTTATGGAAGTGAATTTCTTGAGGCTCTTGGTATAAATGTCAGTAACAATAACATAAATTTATTTAACATTTTTCGATTGCATTTGGAGGTTTTTGACCCGGTAATGCATCTGCTAATGATTAGATTTTTGAGGCATTCGCCTTCAACGTTTTTTGCTCGGAAATCTAAATATAAACCTTTTGGTAAGGGGCCTTGGCTTTGTCTAAATCCTGCTTGCGAACACTATCTCCATTCTGTGGTTACGAAGTTAGTGATGCTTTTAAGCAATGATCTAGATTCGACCTATTCTTATATAAAAAATCCTATAGGGACTTTTGAGTGTGATTGCGGTTTTCAATATAGTAAGATTGGCGTGAATTTGACTAAAGTTGATAAGTTTCGATTTGAAAGAATCGTGACGTTTGGTCAATTATGGGAACAAAAGTATTTGGAATTAAATGTTGTTGATAGACTAAATTTTCAGCAAGCTGCGTACAACCTTAGTTTTAATTATAGCAAGAGTCCAATGACTATGTTGCGTAAGCTAGAAGCTTTGTGGAAGTCTTTGAATGATAGTGTAGAAAAAGACGCCGGTTAATCAGACTCTATATTGTTGAACTTTTTTATTCAACTTTCTCGACCTGCGCTCTTCTACATTGGTAAACTGAACTCAACTGAGGACAGTTATTGTTCAACTTTATTTTTCTGGCATCTGTGATGGATAACCAAAAATTAAGGGTTGTAGCTCTTGAAATTGTTGAACTTTATTATTCCTCTACACTTGATATACATGTGACTGTAACTGTGACTTACACCATAAGTTGTCCGTAACGGACAGCTTATGGTTAAAAATTATCCAAAGTTTGTAGGCGGCAAAAATTGCGAGGGTTCTTTAGCAACCAGATCCTCGACATCATCGAACCACATAAACTGCCAAGTCAGTCTGTCTCTGCGATGAGAGGAAACATCTCCTATCAACAGATGCTGCCATGAATTTTCTGAGTTTTCAGCCACTACCTGTTCATCAAGGTTTTGGTTGATTC
This genomic window contains:
- a CDS encoding four helix bundle protein, which encodes MNDKPSIQSYQDLKVWQEAMNLAEECYRVTKQFPKEETYGMISQIRRASVSIPANIAEGYGRRTRGEYIQFLYIAQGSLKELETHLLLSIRVALAVAEVMKKGVGGRVLGVGKTALVGAWNPHQCNRPERRGLCPTGCWG
- a CDS encoding tyrosine-type recombinase/integrase codes for the protein MNYSADSLPKIKLIPLDREALHFTQLGETRRPPTDIRWVKVLEFLRSNNLAPNSRKLYERELKRFLAWSELHYHELRPRHLALYKEYLRDEIRTDAGKPLSKSSINAGIAALKSFFKWMCYTYPEIISTNPTLGIKLEKVPLPPAQSLTPEEMEQVWSALELLGETKQRDTALVHILSHGLRAGEVVQLNVGSFDGKLLFLPDTKTNEPRLVPLKKESREVLAQYLLTRQQSGEVLTSLSPLMISHHASYKGERLSYHGIYFAVEKIGEIALIEDLHPHSFRHTYATDLLLLGVDPSHARKLTGHQSEKAFRRYTLRSEQEAAIAAYYRAIGEEE
- a CDS encoding XisI protein, encoding MDKLNEYRTKVRQLLTKHLQYKPSYGDVEVEQIFDEEHDHYQIISVGWNNQHRIYGPIMHLDIKNNKIWIQQNTTEADIALELMEMGIDKQDIVIGFHTPKMRQLSGFAVE
- a CDS encoding element excision factor XisH family protein codes for the protein MARDLFHNIVRSALEKEGWVITDDPLNIRCGGVDVQIDLGAERLLAAEKAGEKIAVEIKNFVSASKISEFHMALGQFINYRTALRVEEPNRNLYLAVPLVTYNDFFNLSFIQTVVNENKLKLIIYNVETEAIEQWIN
- a CDS encoding four helix bundle protein, with product MDKNVGIADRSKAFAIRIIKACSFLDEKPGICRTLSKQLLRSGTSVGANIRESRSAQSDKDFLHKMEIALKEARETEYWLEILIESEVVEKAKFSSLLQEADEMVKILVASTRKIKERLNGNKLRSRKIVVARDKHSELTTTVNSKAIPPI
- a CDS encoding heteromeric transposase endonuclease subunit TnsA; translated protein: MARGRQEWTQAKFERYIKEGRGQGSGEKYKPWITVSDFSSMGRSARSPGWKTNRVHHFLSDHERRLFYLFEWSDIVVDIREQFPLLNLDLCTSIASDMGVKYPTDPVSGIPYVLTTDFMLTANKSGKSVQIARTVKPSSDLEKKSVAEKFELERRYYADQNIDWGIVTEKEIPRLLALNIEWIHSSYSLEATTEMAVEELRGLSSILKSRLQKSSATINKVTTALDREMNIESGTSLMLFKHLIATKEILMDMESTKISSCPSVQTIQKIIIK
- a CDS encoding Mu transposase C-terminal domain-containing protein; the protein is MNNNLFVNDLIEWIDSDPPNLIERVLWIDSGYNIAFVFDINAKKGFPEAKKVSEIRVAIHTEQALKLKQDPWARHLSDEDLTKIQKDYRENAWSLISSLVEKEPDIYYRSSRGSLIKQVVEQYNQGRSENKLVEKTVYEYLRRFWQRGKNQNALLPDYSNCGGLGKPKKCGEKKRGRPRKYAHEPEIGVGINVTDDDLKIFRISIAKFYNNDKQNSLRTTYKLMIREYYSSDIRYDENGVKKSLLIPPELRPTFTQLKYWYEVELSDIKKSITERKGAKRFALEHRAILETSKMETIGPGSRYQIDATIADVYLVSKYNSNWIIGRPVIYVIIDVFSRMIVGVYVGLEGPSWTGAMMALANAATDKIQFCQEYGINISSTEWPCHHLPDAILGDRGELAGMAVETLIPNLNVRIENAAPYRADWKGLVERYFRTIHGHVKPFLPGYIDTDFRQRGGRDYRLDSRVNIEQFTEIIIHLIRYHNNHHYLASYDREEMMITDNVNPIPIELWKWGIENRSGRLRTFPEDIIKLNLMPNNKATITARGIKFKGMYYSCEKALKEFWFEKARSNLLSKSDKLLDISYDYRKPNFIYVRSPDGRDFEKCFLLDPEERYSQKNIHDIEYLLAYEEWLYQKSQGNELQACVDLIADIESVVNRANDLASVTVDNRVSDNQKVAGIRRNRASEKAKRRDYEGFELAKRETPIPETVMPSKNSDSKENKSLQPDHLELLRKKRQEHFNEHRE
- a CDS encoding ATP-binding protein; its protein translation is MNIENEWEWVKIPNGEWAAVAKYRDHKLSEYNTNPIIRSLPPIFSREKFVEYVTRLPTCKSSERELEPQYRFHCIERLSRYFDPLNKTVDLQQVVCVLIMQGYLRRNPLQPEYALRSGQIYQAVLSGGGFNLEEYVDVPTSASGLTIIGPSGIGKTTNLLNILSLYPQVIVHPAHSVYQIVWLKVDCPHAGSLKGLCIDFFRAVDKLLGTNNFQKFGVKRNSEDYMLAQVAQIAHTQHLGVLVIDEMQNLVAARRNSSEMLNFLVKMDNIIGVPVIRVGTNEAFPILQGNFRNARRGVGEGGVIWDRMENNREWNFFIEGMWEFQWTKQYIPLTANITSALYYESQGIIDIVIKLYKMVQWRAIALGSEVITVDLIHACAADGLHLVKPMLDAIRSGDEKWMMKYKDIAPLDTNLYRNKCLDSLEETDLEEVRRLARSSQRMGHISATLRHVIIELINLDVPPATAKSCAEKVVTPHGENADKKVLIKEAYKLALQCGNISTEPVQHQERKIKLQPKYQENDIRVIVENAKKNQTPACEDLKALGIIKDPLKDFFIGE
- a CDS encoding TnsD family Tn7-like transposition protein, translated to MLSFFPTPYPDEILYSVFARYHARSGNIKPDETLQELFNSRNIIVRPDLPYNLSYLIKNLPLLSQHTLESLIQKHTLYPMYAVFMPDSKSAILGYMKGELGTYIYRGIASSVYLPKYFRFCPKCLFENLHTFGEAYWHRLHQTPGVLVCTIHDVVLNDSIVPIWNNQWYQVGIASLENCPISNVTKNYSESTKELLRLIASDIEWLMTCDFKSLPSKELDWFHIQYIVLLIKRNLATLDRQVYEQGLRQKFLSFYGSEFLEALGINVSNNNINLFNIFRLHLEVFDPVMHLLMIRFLRHSPSTFFARKSKYKPFGKGPWLCLNPACEHYLHSVVTKLVMLLSNDLDSTYSYIKNPIGTFECDCGFQYSKIGVNLTKVDKFRFERIVTFGQLWEQKYLELNVVDRLNFQQAAYNLSFNYSKSPMTMLRKLEALWKSLNDSVEKDAG